Within Streptomyces albofaciens JCM 4342, the genomic segment CGCTTCCCCAGCCCGTGCCCAGCAGGGCCTTGGGCAGCCGCTCGGGGTGCGCGACCGTGGTGCTGAGCCCCATGAGCGTCGTGGTCACGTTGGACGCGTACTGCCAGGGGTGGGTGATGTTGTACGGGTCGTACGGGTTGACCGTACGGACCAGCTTCACCGTTTCGGACGCGGCCCGGAGCGCGCCGCCTGCCAGGTGGGTCAGCTGGATGCCACCGGACACCACACCGTCCGACAGGTCGGAAAGGACCCGGTCGGTGAACCTGGGCTCCTTCGGAGCGTGGGCCAGCGCCTGGCTGATGGCGTGCTGGGCCCGCTCCGCGGCCTCGTCGCGCTGGTGGCGTGCGCTTTTGAGCAGTTCTTCGGCGGCCTTGCGCCCTTCGGCGCCGGGGTCGGTGAAGGCGCCCGGCTTCTGGGGCTTCTGGCCCGGATCGGAGTTGTTCTCCAGGGCGGAGTTGTACGCGTCCACCTTGGCGTTGTACGAGTCGACCTGGGCCTTGTAGGCGTCAATGGCCTTCTTCGTGGCGTCCTGGGCGGCCTTGTACTTGTGGATGGCCGTCTCGGCCTTGCTCTGCGCCCAGGAAACCGTCTCTCCGTAGGCGTGCAGGGCCTTGCCGGCCGCCTCGCAGGCATCCGCCGCCTGCATCCACTGCTTCGGGTGGGCGTCGAACTTTTCGTGGAAGCTGTCCGCCGCCTTGCCCTCCCAGCCGCCCGAGTCCAGCTTGCGCAGGCCCTGGCCGACCCGTTCGAAGGCGGCGGAGAAGTCCTTGAGGTGCGAGGACGCTTCGTTGATTGCTCCGGCGTCGCCGTGGATCAGGTCCTTGGGGTTCTCGGACTCCCCCAGGTTGCGTTCGTCGACATGGGCTCCGAGGCTGTCGGCGAGCCCCTCGCCCGCGGACCGGACCTTGTCGGCCGCGCCGTCCGCGCCGAGCGTGTCCAGCGCGTCGGCGGTCTTGTCGGTGACGAACTCGACGCCTTCGCCGAACTTCTCCGCGGCGCCGTCGATGATGTCGCCGCCCTTGTCGGCCAGCGAGTTGACGGTGTTCACCAGGCCGTCGAAAACGCCCCCCATCAGCCTTCACCCCCGGCGTCCTGTGCTTCCTGCGGCTTGCTCCTGCCGATGCCCGCCGCCCGGAAGGCCAGGTTGTGCTCGGCGTCACCGGCCCAGCGGGACGTGGACCAGTCCTCCTTCGTCTGCTCCCACGTCTGCCGCACCCGCTCCGCGGCAGCCTTCGAGTCGGCCGAGTTCGGGTTGTAGTCGGCGTCCCTCACCTGCGTGAGCGGGTTGTCGGAGAGAACCTGGCCCCAGGTCTTGTCCTTGAGCTCTTCGGCGGTCAGGGTCGGATTCCCCAGAGCCGCGTTGGACGCCACCTTCAGTTGGCCGGAAACGTATTGTTCCTGCTCGTGGTAAAGGCCGGCCGACAGGTCGAGGCGGCGGGCGAAGGAATTGGCTTCGTGCACCAGGGCCCGTACGCCCCAGGTCCAGCGCTCGCAGAAGGTCTCGAAAGTCGACGCCAGTTCGGCATGTCCGGCTTCCATTCCGGACAGTTGGATCTTCTCGAATCCGTGGCCGAGTTGTGCCTCGCTGTCGAAGCCCAGCTCCTTGAGTTCGGAGATGGTGTCGTTGATGCCTTTGCTGACCTGCTTGAGGGCGTCTTGGTCGAGCTTGTAGCCGTCGCCCGCGCTCATATCCGCTCACCGCCCGGCTGGGCGCCGGTGGCGGTGTCGCGCTGCGGTGCTGCGGCGCTCACCTCGGGAGCCTCGCCGTCCTCCTCGGTGCGGACGGCTACGGCGTCGGGCACGATGCCGGCGGCCGGCGGGAACAGCATGCCCTGCTCGCTGCCCGCGTCCAGGGCGACACCGGCCGGCCCCTCGATGGCCGGTATGACGACATCGAGCAGGCGGGCACCGAGGGCGGAGACGTACTGCCACTCGCTCTGCGGGGTGCTTCCTCTGGAGAGCGCGAACCTGTTGAGGGCTTCCTCGTCCGTGAATGCGTACAGCCAGCGGATACCGCCCATTTCGGCGGACATGAGCCCATCGTTGTCGATGGGCACCAAGACGCTCGTACGGCGGAATTCCCCGACGAGTGCCGCCGGGTCGCCTTCGTACGCGTACATACTGGCAATTTCGTCGGTCAATGGCATAGCTGGCCCCCACCCCCGTGCGGTCAATGCCGTAACACTCTTACACATGGCACTGACAATGGGCCTGAGCCCCGGGAGAACCGTCTGACCCGGTGTTGTGATGAAGAATTCAACAACGGGGAACGTGCCGGACACGTCGTCGGCCGCGGCGGGCCGGGGCGGCCCGCCGCGGCCGGTGGGTGGAGCTGTGAGGTGCTGGAGAGGCGGGGAGGCGGGGAGTCGGGGAGGCGGG encodes:
- a CDS encoding SseB family protein codes for the protein MYAYEGDPAALVGEFRRTSVLVPIDNDGLMSAEMGGIRWLYAFTDEEALNRFALSRGSTPQSEWQYVSALGARLLDVVIPAIEGPAGVALDAGSEQGMLFPPAAGIVPDAVAVRTEEDGEAPEVSAAAPQRDTATGAQPGGERI